A portion of the Symphalangus syndactylus isolate Jambi chromosome 13, NHGRI_mSymSyn1-v2.1_pri, whole genome shotgun sequence genome contains these proteins:
- the LOC129459152 gene encoding large ribosomal subunit protein eL21-like yields MTNTEGKRTGTRYTFSRPFRKHGVVPLATYMRIYKKGDIVDIKGMGTVQKGMPRKCYHGKTGRVYNVTQHAVGIVVNKQVKGKILAKRINVRIEHIKHSKSRDSFLKCVKENAQKKKEAKEKVIWVQLKRQPAPPREAHFMRTNGKEPELLEPIPYEFMA; encoded by the coding sequence ATGACAAACACAGAGGGAAAGAGGACAGGCACCCGATATACGTTCTCCaggccttttagaaaacatggagttgttcctttggccacgtatatgcgaatctataagaaaggtgatattgtagacatcaagggaatgggtactgttcaaaaaggaatgccccgcaagtgttaccatggcaaaactggaagagtctacaatgttacccagcatgctgttggcattgttgtaaacaaacaagttaagggcaagattcttgccaagagaattaatgtgCGTATTGAGCACATTAAGCACTCTAAGAGCCGAGATAGCTTCCTGAAATGCGTGAAGGAAAatgctcagaaaaagaaagaagccaaagagaaagttATCTGGGTTCAACTAAAGCgccagcctgctccacccagagaagcacactttatgagaaccaatgggaaggagcctgagctgctggaacctattccctatgaattcatggcataa